In Sphaerospermopsis torques-reginae ITEP-024, the genomic window AACCGTAAAATTCTACAACTTGTCCCCTGGCTTGCCATAAAATATTACCTGATTGGGTAATAATTAAAGTTTTTCTCACCTGTGCGGGACGACATTGGGAGGCGATCGCTCTTTTCCAAATCATTACATACAGGTTAAACTCATCTTCAGGTAGTTCTGCACGCAACTGCACCGAAGGACGAAACACATCTGTAGGACGAATCGCTTCGTGTGCTTCCTGTGCTGTTTTACTACTACGGTGTTTTGTTACTTGTTGAGGTATATTTTGCGGATCATGTTCTTCCAACCATTTACGCGCACTGGCACAAAATTCAGGACTTAACATCACTGAATCCGTTCGCATATATGTAATTAACCCGGACTCATATAGCTTCTGTGCCACCTGCATGGTTTTTTCGGGGGCAAATTTTAGTTTAGATCCGGCTGCTTGTTGTAGTGTTGAAGTCGTAAAAGGTGGAGGTGGTTGACGATAGGTGAGTTTCCCTTCAATTTGTATAACTTGATGGGGATGTTGTTGAGCTTCTGTAACTAATCTATCTGCTTCTGCTGCTGATAAAACCCGCTTAGATTCTGGTTTTTCTGGGTTGTTCCCGGCCGCATCATCGTGGGTTTCCGTTTCCGTTTCTGGTGTTTCCGTAGGCGTGTTAGCTGTACCTTTGTAAAAAGCCCGAAATCCTTCTTGATAGTCTACCCACACACTCCAATAATCTTGAGGAACAAATACTTGTATTTCTCTTTCGCGCTGACAGATGAGGTGTAATGTGGCGCTTTGGACTCTACCTACACTTTTTGCCCCGTTGTTTAATGCCCAAACTAAGGGACTACCTTTGTATCCTACTAGCTTATCAAGGCAATCACGACATAATCCTGCACCGATTAAGTTATAGTCAAGTTTGCGGGGATGGGAAATGGCTGTTTTTACGGCTGATGGTGTAATCTCTGTATAAACTACTCGCTTAGGTTCTTTTAATCCTAAAGTTTCTTTAAGATGCCAAGCAATGGTTTCTCCTTCTCGGTCTGGGTCTGTTGCTAAAATAACTTCATCAACTTGTTTAACAGCAGCTTTGAGTTGTTGAATAGTTTCTTTAGCCCGTTGATCACGGGCGATATAA contains:
- the topA gene encoding type I DNA topoisomerase, with the translated sequence MAKRLLVVESPGKVKKLSQILGADWIVRASCGHIRELSNEGEDSLGFTIEGNSVHCNYIARDQRAKETIQQLKAAVKQVDEVILATDPDREGETIAWHLKETLGLKEPKRVVYTEITPSAVKTAISHPRKLDYNLIGAGLCRDCLDKLVGYKGSPLVWALNNGAKSVGRVQSATLHLICQREREIQVFVPQDYWSVWVDYQEGFRAFYKGTANTPTETPETETETHDDAAGNNPEKPESKRVLSAAEADRLVTEAQQHPHQVIQIEGKLTYRQPPPPFTTSTLQQAAGSKLKFAPEKTMQVAQKLYESGLITYMRTDSVMLSPEFCASARKWLEEHDPQNIPQQVTKHRSSKTAQEAHEAIRPTDVFRPSVQLRAELPEDEFNLYVMIWKRAIASQCRPAQVRKTLIITQSGNILWQARGQVVEFYGYAKYWPNLGKDAVLPVVQQGQTLTLENAGHEKKQTQPPPRYSEPKLIQLMERKGIGRPSTYAPTVATLKKRNYIELKKDHLHPTALGLEVDEFLQKALPDLLEAEFTANMEAELDKIAEGKNSWQSYLTTWNESYFVPALSKAKTVVFNSTTTANNNGKFERKYESSKTKCPDCNNFLAKIPSIKVKKKYFFKCVSGCENIVLFWSDFHKRWEAPKTKTSAGEKTPKPETRITSYPCPVCKKPLEEYSYIKDGQNKTMLRCSGQDSWKDKKHKDAAYFHTAKGWWSPKFGNLII